The nucleotide window GCCTACGCGTTTACGGATGTTGCCGCGATTTATCCGATCACCCCATCGTCGACGATGGCTGAATATGTCGACAAGTGGTCGGCAAATGGACAGGAGAACATTTTCGGTCAAACCGTTAAGGTGCTGGAGATGCAGTCGGAGGCCGGCGCTGCCGGTGCTGTCCACGGCTCACTGCTGGCAGGCGCCCTTACAACGACATTCACAGCGTCGCAGGGTCTGCTCCTGATGATACCCAACATGTATAAATGGGCGGGTGAACAATTGCCCGCCGTTGTCCATGTATCCGCCAGAACGGTTGCAACGCACGCCCTGTCGATATTCGGTGACCAGAGCGACGTCATGGCCTGCCGCCAGACGGGCTTTGCCATGATCGCCACGAACAGTCCGCAGGAGGCCATGGACCTCGGCGCCGTCGCCCATCTTTCCGCCATCCGCGGCTCCATGCCCTTCCTGCACTTTTTCGATGGGTTCCGGACATCACACGAGATGCAGAAAATTGAAATTTGGAATTATGACGATCTGGCGGAAATGGTCGATTTCGACGCACTGAACAAATTCCGCATGCGGGCGTCAAACCCCAACCACCCCGTGCTGCGCGGCTCGGCCCAGAACGGCGATATCTTCTTCCAGGCCAGAGAGTCCATTAACGATAAATACACAGCGCTTCCTGATATCGTTGAAAATTACATGGACGCCGTTAACAAAAAGATCGGCACGAATTATAAACCCTTCAACTATCATGGCGTACCCGACGCCGAGCATGTCATCATTGCGATGGGTTCCGTCTGTGAGACGGCGGAAGAGGTCGTGGATTATCTCAATGCAAGCGGCCAGAAGGTCGGTCTTGTCAAGGTCCGCCTCTATCGCCCCTTCAGCGTGAAGCACCTACTGAGCGTTTTGCCGAAGACTGTCAAGACGGTCGGCGTTCTCGACCGCACGAAGGAGCCCGGCTCCGTCGGCGAGCCGCTGTATCTCGACGTTTTTTCCGCCCTGTGCGGCACGGATATCAAGGTTGTTGGCGGGCGTTACGGCCTTGCCAGCAAGGACACAACACCAGGCTGCATCATTTCTGTCTTCAAAAACCTTCAGGAGAAAAACCCGAAGAACAACTTCACCGTTGGCATTACGGACGATGTGACGCATCTGTCGCTGCCCATCACAGAGGAGCCCGACACGACGCCGAAGGACATCATCTCCTGCAAATTCTGGGGCCTTGGCTCGGACGGCACCGTCGGCGCGAACAAGAACTCCATCAAGATCATCGGCGACCATACCGATTTAAAGGTTCAGGCCTATTTCCAGTATGACTCGCGTAAATCAGGCGGCGTCACAATCAGCCATCTGCGCTTTGGCAAGAGCCCCATTAAATCGACCTATTATATTTCAAAAGCCAACTTTGTCGCCTGCCACAACCCGTCGTATCTCGAAAAATTCGATATCGTGCAGGACGTTAAGCCCGGCGGCGTTTTCCTAGCCAACTGCTCCTGGGATGCTGCGGAGCTTGAAGAACGGCTGCCCGCCGCTGCGAAGAAATATATTGCTGACAATAACATCCGTTTCTACACGGTTGACGCCGAGAAAATCGCACGAGCGATCGGCCTTGGCAACAAGACAAACGCCATTTTGCAGTCAGCCTTCTTCAAGCTGTCGGAGATTCTGCCGATTGACGAAGCTGTTGCATATATGAAGGAAGCCGTTAAAAAGACATACGGCCACAAGGGCGAAGACGTGGTCAACAAAAACAACAAAGCGATCGACGCCGGCCTTGAAAGCATCACACAGATCGACGTACCGGCCTCCTGGAAGAACCCGTCGCCGTCGCCTGAACCGGCTGCCGTTACGTCAAACAGAGCGGATGCCGATCAGTATTTAAACGGTGTCATGAACAAGATGAACACCATGCGCGGTGACAAGCTGCCTGTTTCGGCCTTCCTTGACCTCGAATGCGGCGCCGTTGTCCCAGCCGGTACGGCCGCCTTTGAAAAGCGTAAAATTGCCTCCGACGCACCGATGTGGATTCCGGAAAACTGCATTCAGTGCAATCAGTGCGCGTATGTGTGCCCGCATTCCGTTATCCGCCCGTTTGTGATGGATGCCGAGGAGGCTAAAAACGCGCCGGAAGGCACAAAATCAATACCGATGACGGGCAAGGGCAACGAGAACTACCGCTTCTCGATCATCCCAACCGTCTTTGACTGCACCGGCTGCGGTTCCTGCGTCAATGTCTGCCCCGCGAAGGAAAAAGCGCTCGTTCTGAAGCCGCTTGACGAGGTTTCAGAGACACAGAAGTCCTTTGACTACGCTGTCAAAAATGTCTCATTCAAAGAAACCGGCTTTGCCGCGAACACCGTGAAGGGTTCGCAGTTCTTAAAACCGCTGCTCGAGTTCCCGGGCGCCTGCGCCGGCTGCGGCGAAACGCCGTACGCGCGCCTCATCGCGCAACTCTTCGGCGACAGAATGTTAATCGCCAACGCCACGGGCTGCTCATCCATCTGGGGCGGCAGCGCGCCGACGACGCCGTACACCGTCAACGACGAGGGGAAAGGCCCGGCGTGGGCAAACTCCCTGTTCGAGGATAACGCAGAGCTCGGCCTCGGCATGGCGACGGCCTCCGTCCAGCGCCGCGACGGCATACGCCTGTTGGCCGACGAACTGGCAAAAAAGCTGGAGAGCGGCACGCTGAAAACAGCGATCGAAAACTGGCTGAAGGAATTCGACAATGCCGACGGCTCGAAAAAGACCGCAAAGGTACTGGAGGCGGCTCTTTCAGAGGCCTTGAAGAAAACGGGCGATTTCCCCTTCAAAACACAGATTGAGGCGCTGAGTAACGCCCGCGACCAGTTTGTCAAGCCGTCCGTTTGGATCTTCGGCGGCGACGGCTGGGCTTACGATATCGGCTACGGTGGTCTTGACCACGTGATTGCTTCCGGCCAGAATGTCAACATCTTTGTCTTTGACACGGAGGTCTATTCCAACACCGGCGGCCAGGCTTCTAAAGCAACGCCGACAGGCGCTGTTGCGCAATTTGCCGCTGCCGGTAAGGGCGTGAAGAAAAAAGACCTCGCACAGATTGCGATGTCTTACGGCTATGTCTATGTCGCACAGGTCTCCATGGGCGCCAATTATCAGCAGACGCTGAAGGCTATATTAGAAGCGGAAAGCTATGACGGCCCGTCGCTCATCATCGGTTATGCCCCCTGCATCAACCATGGTATCCGCGCCGGTATGGGCAAATCGATGACCGAGATGAAAAAAGCCGTTGACGCCGGGTACTGGAACATGATGCGCTTTGACCCGCGCCTTGCCGCTGAAGGCAAAAACCCGCTGTCGGTTGACAGCAAGCCCGCGACCGAGAGTTATAGTGACTTCATTATGGGCGAAGTCCGGTACAGCTCGCTGAAGCTGGCCTTCCCGGATAGGGCCGAAAAGCTCTTTGCAAGCGCCGAAAAAGAGGCGAAAGAGCGCTACGACAATCTCGTCAAACAGAAGGAAATGTACGACGCGCAATAAACCGAAAAGAACAAATCAAAAGGGGTGTTTCACACAGCTGAAACGCCCCCTTTTGTTGTTTCTGGCGTTATTTCGTTTTCGGAATCTTGATCGTCAGGACAATCTCGTTGTCCGTCTCATCCCGACCATACTGGGCATCAATACCCGACTGCTGCATGAGGTTCATGCCACGTGATAGCGTATTTAAAAATAGGCGCACATCCTTGAGGACGTAGACCGGTTTCACAGGTTGTTTTTCCTGTTCTTCCTTTTTCTGAAGGCAGCCGTCAATAAATTCTTCAGTGTTCGCCACATTGAGATTGCGCGTCAAGATTTCTTTAATAACCTCAAGGCGCGCTTCTTCCGTCTCCAGGCGCAAAAGCGCCCTGGCGTGGCGCTCTGTCAACCCTGACTCGCGCAGCATGGTTAAAAGGGCGGGGGAGAGCTTCAAGAGGCGCAGCTTGTTGGATACGGCCGACTGAGACAGGCCGACAAGCCGGGCAACTTCCTCCTGCGTATGCTGGTAAGTGTTGACGAGATGATAAAGGCCTTCGGCCTCCTCAATGAAATCGAGGTCTTTGCGTTGCAGGTTTTCAACAAGCGCTAGAATGGAGGATTTCTGGGCGTCGACATCCAAAATGATGCAGGGGACATTTTTAAGTCCGGCCAGTTTCGCCGCGCGAAGCCGGCGCTCACCGGAAACGAGCTCATATCCCGCACAGCGGCGGCGCACCGTGAGAGGCTGAAGAACGCCGTATCGCGAAATGCTGCCGGCCAGCTCGCTGAGGGCAGCCGGTTCAAAGTTCTTGCGCGGCTGGTCAGGGTTTGGTTGGATTTCGCTGAGCGGCAGGTAGACAATACGACTTGCTTCAAACAGACCGCGCCTTTTTAAAAGCGGCATAACACAACACCTGCTCCATATATAGTATTAATTGGCCTTATAATACACTAGATATTGCGAAAAAAGAGCAGAAAAAAGGCGGGAAATTTATTCCCGCCCGGATCATGTATGTTTTTGCCGTTAAAACGAATTAATCTTCCGAATTCT belongs to Oscillospiraceae bacterium CM and includes:
- the nifJ gene encoding pyruvate:ferredoxin (flavodoxin) oxidoreductase, with the protein product MARKLKTMDGNNAAAHVAYAFTDVAAIYPITPSSTMAEYVDKWSANGQENIFGQTVKVLEMQSEAGAAGAVHGSLLAGALTTTFTASQGLLLMIPNMYKWAGEQLPAVVHVSARTVATHALSIFGDQSDVMACRQTGFAMIATNSPQEAMDLGAVAHLSAIRGSMPFLHFFDGFRTSHEMQKIEIWNYDDLAEMVDFDALNKFRMRASNPNHPVLRGSAQNGDIFFQARESINDKYTALPDIVENYMDAVNKKIGTNYKPFNYHGVPDAEHVIIAMGSVCETAEEVVDYLNASGQKVGLVKVRLYRPFSVKHLLSVLPKTVKTVGVLDRTKEPGSVGEPLYLDVFSALCGTDIKVVGGRYGLASKDTTPGCIISVFKNLQEKNPKNNFTVGITDDVTHLSLPITEEPDTTPKDIISCKFWGLGSDGTVGANKNSIKIIGDHTDLKVQAYFQYDSRKSGGVTISHLRFGKSPIKSTYYISKANFVACHNPSYLEKFDIVQDVKPGGVFLANCSWDAAELEERLPAAAKKYIADNNIRFYTVDAEKIARAIGLGNKTNAILQSAFFKLSEILPIDEAVAYMKEAVKKTYGHKGEDVVNKNNKAIDAGLESITQIDVPASWKNPSPSPEPAAVTSNRADADQYLNGVMNKMNTMRGDKLPVSAFLDLECGAVVPAGTAAFEKRKIASDAPMWIPENCIQCNQCAYVCPHSVIRPFVMDAEEAKNAPEGTKSIPMTGKGNENYRFSIIPTVFDCTGCGSCVNVCPAKEKALVLKPLDEVSETQKSFDYAVKNVSFKETGFAANTVKGSQFLKPLLEFPGACAGCGETPYARLIAQLFGDRMLIANATGCSSIWGGSAPTTPYTVNDEGKGPAWANSLFEDNAELGLGMATASVQRRDGIRLLADELAKKLESGTLKTAIENWLKEFDNADGSKKTAKVLEAALSEALKKTGDFPFKTQIEALSNARDQFVKPSVWIFGGDGWAYDIGYGGLDHVIASGQNVNIFVFDTEVYSNTGGQASKATPTGAVAQFAAAGKGVKKKDLAQIAMSYGYVYVAQVSMGANYQQTLKAILEAESYDGPSLIIGYAPCINHGIRAGMGKSMTEMKKAVDAGYWNMMRFDPRLAAEGKNPLSVDSKPATESYSDFIMGEVRYSSLKLAFPDRAEKLFASAEKEAKERYDNLVKQKEMYDAQ
- a CDS encoding ParB/RepB/Spo0J family partition protein; its protein translation is MPLLKRRGLFEASRIVYLPLSEIQPNPDQPRKNFEPAALSELAGSISRYGVLQPLTVRRRCAGYELVSGERRLRAAKLAGLKNVPCIILDVDAQKSSILALVENLQRKDLDFIEEAEGLYHLVNTYQHTQEEVARLVGLSQSAVSNKLRLLKLSPALLTMLRESGLTERHARALLRLETEEARLEVIKEILTRNLNVANTEEFIDGCLQKKEEQEKQPVKPVYVLKDVRLFLNTLSRGMNLMQQSGIDAQYGRDETDNEIVLTIKIPKTK